TTTTTCTTCTGCTAATTTTATTATTCTAAAGAATCTATCTTCTGGGAGGATTTTCCATAGTGCGTATAGGACTGCAATTCCCATATCTACGATTTCTCCTTGGCTGCCAATCTTCTTTCCATACATTTCAATAATTTTTTCATGGGTAGAGTTTTTTATTCTCAAAGTTTTTGACATTTTTTCCTCTTGTGGTTCTTTTTTTGGTAGTGAAGTTATTTGTTTTACAGTTCCAGCACTAATTTTTTTTAATTTTTTTAATGCATTTAAATCATCATTTGACATTTTCTATCACCATTTAGCAAGTTTTAAGAATTCAATACTAGCAGGATTGTTAGACTCAAATTTAAATACTGGCATTCCTTCACGCTCTGCTTTTTCAACAGTAGCATAGGCATTAACTAACATTTTTTCTACAGCAGAGAGTTGTAAGTGAGAGGGAATTAAATCCAATCTATCGTTAATTTTTACAATAGATTCTTCTATCTCTTTTTTCTTGACAGAGTTTTTTGATAACAGTGTTCCAATATTTTTATCAGTGTAATCTAATAATTTCATTCCTAAAATTCCAAAGGATAAGTTAAATTGTGGGTCTAAATCTATTACTAAAGTATCATATCCATTTTCTGCAAGAGTATATGATAGGTTTAATGCTATTGTGGTTTTTCCCACGCCACCTTTTTGATTGGCAATTGAAATTACAGCCATAATATCCCACCACAAATGTTTTGTATAGTGTTATTGTATTATGTTATTATGTGATAACATAATTAAATAATTATCTATTTCTTTTATTATTTAATGTAATAGTTACATAATTATGTATTCCATTGTTTATTTAGTTCTTTAATTATTGTATTAAAGAATTATTTTATTACCCAAAGAAGTATATATCCCATTGTTAAAAATTAAAGAAAAGAATAAAAAGATATTAAATTAAATAAAATAAAAGATGTCGTGGATTAATATAATAAAATTAAACTAAACAGTTTTATAAATTATAAATCCTTTATACTATCCATTTTAGAAATTATATATTATTTAAATATATTATGAACTAAAAACAACAAAATAATTTTAGAATTTAATATTTTTTTATGATTTTTTGAAATTTTATGTCATGATTATGGCTATGTGGTGATCTTATGAATAGTCAAAGTTCAAAACATAAAATGACTGTGGGGGATTATGTTACAAAAGGAGGCCTTGTGTATGAAAAAAGAGGAGAATTAAAAAGTGCATTAAAGTGTTATTTATCTGCGTTAAAGATGAATCCGAATCATAAATTTGCAGTGTATCGTGCTGGGGTAATATATTATAAACTTGGAGATTATAAATCTGCTGTATGTTATTTAGAAAAAGCAATAAAATTAAATCCTAATCAAATGGACGCTTATAGTTATTTGTGGAATAGTTATGGTAAATTAGGAGACTATAAAAAGGCATTAGAAATAATAAACAAAGCTTTAAAAATTAATCCAAATTATAAAGAAGCTAAAACAATGAAAGATAAAATTATATATGTATTGAATAATTCATGTCTTGAAAAAGGATTGGAATATTTTAAAAATAAAAAATATGATGATGCTATATCTAAATTTAAAGAATATTTGTCAATTATGCCAGAGAGTGGTAGATGCTATTATTACCTTGGAGAATGCTATTTTGAATTAAAAAAATATTCTGATGCTATACTAAATTACAAAAGGTGTATTAATTTATGTCCTAACACATATCATAACAATATTTTGAAAAAAATAGGAGTATGTTATTTTAAATTAAATGATTTTAAAAATGCAATACAATATTTGAGTTCTATAAATAATCTTGATGTTGAGTCTAGATATTACTTAGGACTTAGCTATTTAAATTTAGGTAATGAAGAAAAAGCTGAATCATTCTTTAATAGTTTGATTTCTATAATTCCTCCAAATTTAAGGGGTATTATTGGAAATTATTGCTACGATATTGGAAAGAGATACTATACTTTAAAAAAATATGATAAAGCATTGAAGTATTTAAATAAAAGCACTGAATTAAATCCTAAGGCTATTGGTTTTTGGTATTTGAAAGGTGAAGTTTATTACGCATTGGGAAAATACACTGACGCTAAAAGGTGCTTTAATATAGTTTTAGAAAAAGATAGAAATAATGTTGGTGCAATTAACTACATTAATAAAATAAATAATGAGCTCTACAAAATAAATTATTCAAAAACAGAGAATACTTACAATAAATCAAACAACAATAAATATAATTATAAACCTTGCTCTAAAACTTCTAAAACTATCGTAAAAAGTGTAAAAAATAATAATATATCTAATACTATGCCATTTAAGAAAACACCATTAAGTGGGTATTCTAACAAACATGGACAAAATGTAGAAAAAAGTGTAAAAAATGCTCATTTTATAAAACTACACAAAAATGAAGATTATGAGTTTATAATAAATAAAAAATTAGGAAATTCAATAATAAATACTATAAAAATGTATTTATCTAAAATTGGATTGGCTGATAAACATTATACTGAAATTATAGATTTAGAGAAAAAAATAAAGGAATACTATGACAAAGGAGACATTAACTCTATAATTAATACATATGAAAGTATTATTAAGTTAGTGCCAAACAATGATGAGATGTACAAACTATACAAAGCAAAATATAATTATTTTGTAGGAATTCGGAACTTAATAAATAAACAATATATCGACGCTTTACGCAACATTGAAACGGCTACTAAAAATTTTTCGGAATTAAACCTAATTGACTGTATGCTTATATCCATAAAGAGTCAAATTATCGTAATGCGATATTTAGATGAGAGTAAAATCCCTGATTATATAGAAAAAATAAGATTACAATATAAACTCGATAGTATTCAAAACATTAAAAAGTATGAACCATATTATAGTATTGGAATAGAGTATTATAAGTATAAATCGAAACTATATAGAAAAAGTCGTGAATTTTATTTAGCTAGTGTATATTCAGAAGAAGAAAGAAAATTAGCAGAGGAAGCATACAATAAATTTAAAAAAGACTATTTTAAACAGGCAATGCTTTCTACCACAAAATTGTATTGGAACAATTTAGCAAAATATAATGAATCTCTTAAATTATATGTCAATGCTTATGAATGTTATATCAAGGCAGGAGATATAGCAAAAGAGATGGGTTATACAAAAGAAGCTTATGAGGAATATACAAAGGCATATAAATGTTTAGCTTTAGCTCATTTTAGAGATAAAAATAAATTTATTGAATATGTGGATAAAGCCATTGAATATGCTAAAATGTCAAAGGATAGTGATGTAATTAATTATATATATGGATTTAAATATGAAACTTTGGCAGCAAATATTCACAGCGATTCATTAGAAGAATCTATTGATAATTTAAAGAAAGCCTATGAGTATTATAAAAAATCTTCTGATGATTATAGTTCTGCAGTAGTTAAAGTAAAATATCACTATTTAAACGCAACAAAATTAAAATGGACAAAACAAAAATATGAAGAAGCGTTAAATGAAATAAACAAAGCACTACAATTATATAAAGAATCCTCCATTAAAAAACAATTACTACTTAAAAGAATATTGTCCGATAAACCTCTTTATGAATTTTATGTAATGGTAAAAAATGGAGATATTTACAATTCTGTTAATAAATTGCAAGAATATTTAAATACTTTCACTGAGAAAGGAAAAGAATCTAAAAAATACAAATTCTTTAATATTTTATATAAAGGAATAAAATTACTTATGGAGGATAATTATAGTTATGAGACAATATCCAAAATTGATGAATTAAAAAAAGAGGCAAAAGAAAATAATTTGTACAATTTATATAGAATATTAAATACAATTAGCTCAAACATTATACTGCGTTTAGATGGTATTAAAGACTCAATAATTGAGAAACAACAAATGTATGTAATTATATCTCGAATAATTAAAGATGAAGTTAGCAGCACTTCATTATCCTCTCCTGATTTAATATATTCAAGGGATGATGTGGATGTATATGATGATATAGGTGAAAGTTGTGAGTATTATGACTATCTGAATAATTTGCCACCTATGTTTATAGGAAAGTTAAAGAAATATGAAGCTGAAATAAAAGAGCTAAAAAAACACAAAAATATGTCAAATCTTGTTAGTTTAATAATAAAAGAATATTACACTATATTAGAAGAATACTTAAAAATAGTTGTAGAATTCAATGCAAAGGTATTGTGGGGAAATAATTGGAAAAATAACTTAAAATCCTCGAAATATAAAAATGGCAATATTTCAAAAATGAGTTTGCAAGATTTAATTAATTCATTAAGAATTTTAATGAAAAAAAAATTCACCTTATATTAAAAATCTCCAAACAGATTTTAAGACTTTATTGGAGGTATTGGAAGAACAAAAAGATATTAGAAATGACGTTTCACATCGTTCAGTAGCTGAAAAAATATTAAATGAACATATAAAAGAGAAAATTATCTATATATTCTATTCACTTTCAAATGCATTTCCAGATTGTAATAAAAGTTATGGATAAGGTAAATGGTGGGTATAAATATATTATGTAAAGAAGAGTATGCAAAAAGTATTATTGTTAGAACTAGCAAGCAATTAGTTATAGGTAACTACTATTATACAAAAATTGATAATAATGACTTAAAAAATGGTATCCTTGATAATCCTAAGTATTTATATAAAATGGAGTATAATACATCAGAACCTCTTGAAAAGAGTGATGTTAATTGAAATATGTGGGTTAGTTAAATATTAATAAAAAATAAAGGGTGATAGAAATGAAAATAAAAAGAAAAAAAAGAAAATTTAAAGTTAAAATAGTACAATTACCCAGATTTGAAGAATTAAGTGAAGAGGAGATGAAAATGTATGAATTAGAGTGTTCAAAACATATCAAGCCAACTTCGTATATTCACACTCTGGAGATGTATAATAAAAAAACCATACAAAAGATAAAACAAATTGTAGAAAAAATAGATTATTCTCCAGAAAACTCTTTAGTAAATCTCTATAACTACAATTTCATAAGTAATTATTATTTTAAATCACATTCTAATGCTTTGAAGTGATGTTGAATGCTATAAAAATAAGAGCTCTTTAGAGTATTATTTGAACTTTTATTATGTTTTATGAAATCTTCTCATATTCATAGACTGTTATAAGGTTTCATATATTTTATTTTTTATTACTTCTTCACAACAATAGTGGTTGTCAAGATAAGGATAGGAGCCAGTTATAGAAGGAGACGAAGGATTTAAACCAGCTGATAACGGTAACGAATTTACAATTATTAGGGAATCGGTTATAGAAAGAGTTAGTTCTTCGTTTAAGTAGGGAGAAGAAACTTTCAACACAATTTCTTAATCCAAATCGAACTCTTTCGAATTCTAAGCCTAATTTCTGTAATGCTCGTGGATACTATCTACCACCATCGACTAAAATCTTTGGTTTATTCGAGCAAAAATTTTAATATATTTTTTACGAATAATATAGTATCGAGGAAGTTTCTTGTTTTAGGGCCATAGATACCTAAACATTCTTTAGATTCAACATCGATAGCAGACCATACATAAATAGTTTTATTTCCAAACTTTAGTTTGGCCTCATCGATTGCAATTAGGTTTCTTGTCTTTCTTTAAGGCTCGTTTAAAATCTCCTTAATCTTGTGATAATATGTTCTAACCGATTCATGACTTATACCTTCAAATTGAGAAAGAAATAAACTTACCTTTCTTAACAATAATCTCAAATAATACAAAATTCCTGCTAAGATTTTAATCTCTATCGACTTCTTATTCCTTTTAACTACCTTATTAATCCTTTCCTTTAATATTTCTATCGTAAGTTTCATATCTTTCCTTATTTGCACATATCCATTTAATCCTTATCTTGTAATTTAATATAATAAATCGGGTGTATCGGGTGGAGCAGGGGTCATCGGCGTGCCTTCTTTCCTATTTATTAATTTCTCCCCTAATAACAGTGAAAGTCGTTTTTCTATTTTAGGAAGTTATATTTGTAAATTTAAATATATGATAGATAAAAAACCATCTTGGCTAAAATATATATTAATATATTTAATTATATAGAATTATTGTCCAATAAAAAATAAATGTGGGATAGCAAAAATGCAGAGAATAGGAGTTGTGCAGATTGGAAAAATCCCAAATAATCTTCCAGATTATGTTAATTGGCTCCTAACTTCTAATGGTTATTTTCTTATACAGAATAATGTAATATATAAAAACTTAATAACATTCTGGGGAGAAAATGGAGAGTGTGAGATAGTATATAAACATTGAAAAGAAAAAGAGAAAATACTCCAATATCTTTAATTTTCATTGAAGTCTATAGCCCAAATACCTAATTTATGCTCTTGTGCATATTTTTGTGCATCAATAACCAATTGCCAAATTTTATAACCTATTGGGTTTTTATCTTTCCATTTTTCATAAGGATTAATTGGAGTAGTGCCATTATATTTTACAATACTCTTAGGTAAATATCCCCATCCTTGTTTTAGAATATATACATCTATTGCTTCATCAAAATTTTTAGAATATCTCCCATAAACTCCTATACAAATTGGATGACCCCTTATATTGTTATTAAACCAATCATCCAAGTCTTTTCTAACTTTAACATATTCTTTCAATAGTTATTATATTTACTTTTATCCAATGAGTAAGGGTTTATCCCATTAACTAACAAAAACTCATCAAAAGTTTTATTAGATACTATATATATCCCTAAGTCTCCCATCATACCATTATCCCATCTCCATTCGCCCCTTCTACTGTCATATAGGTAACCAATACATTCACAACACTCCCCCAATGAGTAAGGTATTATATATGCTATACCTGAATCGCTTAACTTCTCATTTTTTAATTTTTCAATAACTTCTTTTGGTGGATTTAAATTACTCTCAACCTTCTTAATATACCATTCAGGAACTCTATCATTTTTTAAAGCTTCATAGTCATCTTTTGGAATTTCAATTACATCCCCTCTTATAGTTTTAATTTTAACAGTATTAGAAAGAGGAGTTGTTTCCACTTTCTGAGTATTTGCTACTTCAACCTTCTCAAGCCCTCCAATTGTCTTACTACTCCCACTTCCATTGGAACTCATACAACCACATAGTCCAACTCCCACAGTTATTAATATTATAGAGAAGAGGAGTAGTCCTCTTTTTAGCAAATTATCACCCCCAAACTCCCTATCTGATAAACATTCACTTTTTAATGTTTTAAGAGTATATATATGTTTAAGTTATTGTTTAAAACCTCACTTTTTCCATTTAAAAAACTAAAATAGAGTTAGAAAATGCTTATTTCTACACTAAAAAGAGTATAATCTTTAAAAGTATTTAAATATTTTAGTTTTAATTTTCCCAATGGTTTAGTTTAAAGTAATCCTCCCTCTTCTTAGTTTTAACATCTACAACTTCTATCTTCACTTCTTTATCGTATTTTTCTGGAGTTATTGTTTTACCGTCTATAGTTGAGCATATAAAGTCAGTTAATTCATTTACCTCTTCTTCCTTACCTTCTACAAATATTTTAAAAGGTTTGAATTTAGCCATAGCCTCGTATGGTGTGTATTCATAAAGATTGTGGTATAACCTTCCACCAAAGTATTTTGTCGGATTTTTACCAAATCTCCTCCATACACTTCTACAATACTTTCTAAGGTCATATATAAAGTGCATGTCTATATTCTCTATACCTTCAACATTATAATAAATTTCCTACATTCTACTTCTGGGAGTTGTAATTTTTTTCTATATAGTAAGAATTTTACATCAGCACTATACCATTTATTACCTTTTGGCACAATCCATTTCATTAGATTTATTGAATAAATAACCAATTCTTTCAATCTCAATCTTTTTGGAACGGGACTTGGCTTGAATAATTTATTATCCCACAATTCTTTAAATACTCCAACTTTCTTAATTGGTTTTCTATTTACAGCGTTTAGGGTTAAATTACACTCTCCAAATCCAAATGTTCTATCCGCACCTATTCCCACATCTCCTAAACTTTTTAAGCATCCAAAGAGCAAATCAAACTCTTCAATTGGTGCATCTAAGTTTATGGGTAGTTTGAAGTCAAAAAATCCTGCAACTCCCTTTTTATCGAGAACTGAACCTGTTGTAACTTCTCCATAAGTAGGAGATTTGAGTTTTGGATACAAACTACTTATTGGAATTTGAGAGCCTATAACTCTCTTAATTATTAAATTACCCACTTTATTCAACCTTGTAGGTAGCGGTAAGCCCCATTTTATATACTCCTCAACCAACTGTCTTTCTACAATAAAGAATGGAATTATAGGAACTCCTTCTACTGTTGTAAGTAGTGTATTTTTATCGTTGGTAACATGAGATAAAGTCTCAAATTTTACTGTTCCGTATAAGGTTACAATTTTTCCTTCATCTCTCATCCTATCACCCTTTTTTATATTATTAATTCCCATTTATCAACTCTAACTTCTTCTAAGAAATAGAGTGCTATCCTCAATATCGTTTTATTTTCATCTTCGGGATGTGGTTTTGTAAAGATTCTAATCCCTCTTGTTATAGGCACAGGAATAAATGGAGGATTAGTATAATCATCATCAAATATTTTCTCAAAGATTTTTTTACCATTTTGTGTCCAATAATCTTCATTAATCACATTGTATCTATCTCTCCTATATTCAAAGTATGTTTCAGTTTTATTTATTGCTTCTATAATCCCTTTAGCATCCCATTTGTTTGGTTTTGCTATTTTTTTTACATTTATTATTAGCCCCCCATTCTCAAAGTAATGTAATTCTGCATTTTTAAACTCATAAGGATGATATGGGAGGAAACAGTTACCTATAATGGTTTTTTCCTCTTCATTTTCTCCTACTAATGTAATTGATAAATATTCTGGCGTCCATACGACATCTTTTACATATTTAACTTTCATCCTCCCTACCATTTTTTAGCTTTTTAATGATTTCTATCTCTCTTAACTCCTTCAACTCTCCATTTACTAAGTTCTTTAGAACTGTGATGTATGGTAAGAAGTTTTTAGCAAAGGATATTTTATCATTTATTATTTGGTCAAAGTCATCATATAAGAATAATTTCTCATAAATATTTGCTTTAGGAATTGGATTAATTAAAATATCTTTTTTATATTCTATACCATATTCTTCACAAAAACTCATCAATCTATTTTTTATTGTAGCCACATTTTTTGGCAAGTTCTCCACAATATTATTTCCTACTTTTTTTTGTAGTAATTTATTGTAAATATCTTCCCAGTTTATATCAAATTATTATATGCTGATATGGCATACGAATATATTACACAAACCGCACTTAAGTTAGTTCTAACTCTCATTTTGAACATTGTTGGTAACAATAAAATATTTCTCCCCACATTATTTCCTTTCCTATCTCTAAGTATTTCAATCAAACTCACACTCCCAAGAACATCAAAATTTAGAACTAAAAAAAGAAATCTCAGAGTACTCACCCTCTAAACGCTTTTATTTAAAATGGGTGAAAAAATGGAAAAAAATAACATAACACCTCTTCCCCAATCTCAAAACTTTATGGATATGTTAGAAAAATTATACAGTAATAGGATTGATGTAAGATTCTATTATAGAGATAAGCCTGCAAAAGATATAGAAAGTTTGACACTCATAACTGAAGAAATGGAAGACCTTAAAGAATTTTTTAATACTGTATATCTTGAAATTAAAAGAAAAATTGAAAAAACAGGGAAAAAAGTAACAATCTATGATGATGGGAGATGGATTTACATTCCTAATCTCATCTCTTATAAGTGGTTCGACCCCGGGAGAAGTATTTATGCTGGCTACTTTGCAAAAGACATTCCCTTTGCACCGTCGTGGGCTAATAAAAGAGCATACACTATAAAAATTGGCTCTCCAGAATTAAAAACTGCATTTATAAAACTGCTTCTTGAACTCTCATCAAAAGAAGTCCCAAATAAGGTTGAATACAAATACATTGGAAGTAAATATTACCCCAACATAAAAAAGGACATTCAAGAAATCATCAATAATGAGAATGAATCTCTTTGGCTGAGATTTTATAGGGTAAAACAAGCTTATGAATTAGCCACCTCTCTCTCCTCTCCCAAACTTGCGAAAATTACCAAAGAAGAACTCTTAGAAGAGATTAAAAAAAGAGATATGAAAGATTCCTCTGTTAAAAAGAATAAAAGTAATGAATCAATCAAAAAAATCGTGAGGTGGTTAAAATGGAAGTTAATGGGACAATAAATTTGGATAATATTACAGCACCAATTACTGAAAATATTCCTCCATTCATTGCCTACTTCTGTGGATGTCGTAAAGTTTATAATGCATATTACTGTCCAAAGTGTGGTTTTGCACACACAAAATTTGACTTCTGTAGAGAGCATGGGGAAATGAAACCTTGTTGGGCTTATGAAATTAATTTATTCCATTCAATAGAAGGTTTAATGAATGCTATAGTTTATGATTATCACTTAATT
The DNA window shown above is from Methanocaldococcus sp. and carries:
- a CDS encoding AAA family ATPase, encoding MAVISIANQKGGVGKTTIALNLSYTLAENGYDTLVIDLDPQFNLSFGILGMKLLDYTDKNIGTLLSKNSVKKKEIEESIVKINDRLDLIPSHLQLSAVEKMLVNAYATVEKAEREGMPVFKFESNNPASIEFLKLAKW
- a CDS encoding tetratricopeptide repeat protein is translated as MNSQSSKHKMTVGDYVTKGGLVYEKRGELKSALKCYLSALKMNPNHKFAVYRAGVIYYKLGDYKSAVCYLEKAIKLNPNQMDAYSYLWNSYGKLGDYKKALEIINKALKINPNYKEAKTMKDKIIYVLNNSCLEKGLEYFKNKKYDDAISKFKEYLSIMPESGRCYYYLGECYFELKKYSDAILNYKRCINLCPNTYHNNILKKIGVCYFKLNDFKNAIQYLSSINNLDVESRYYLGLSYLNLGNEEKAESFFNSLISIIPPNLRGIIGNYCYDIGKRYYTLKKYDKALKYLNKSTELNPKAIGFWYLKGEVYYALGKYTDAKRCFNIVLEKDRNNVGAINYINKINNELYKINYSKTENTYNKSNNNKYNYKPCSKTSKTIVKSVKNNNISNTMPFKKTPLSGYSNKHGQNVEKSVKNAHFIKLHKNEDYEFIINKKLGNSIINTIKMYLSKIGLADKHYTEIIDLEKKIKEYYDKGDINSIINTYESIIKLVPNNDEMYKLYKAKYNYFVGIRNLINKQYIDALRNIETATKNFSELNLIDCMLISIKSQIIVMRYLDESKIPDYIEKIRLQYKLDSIQNIKKYEPYYSIGIEYYKYKSKLYRKSREFYLASVYSEEERKLAEEAYNKFKKDYFKQAMLSTTKLYWNNLAKYNESLKLYVNAYECYIKAGDIAKEMGYTKEAYEEYTKAYKCLALAHFRDKNKFIEYVDKAIEYAKMSKDSDVINYIYGFKYETLAANIHSDSLEESIDNLKKAYEYYKKSSDDYSSAVVKVKYHYLNATKLKWTKQKYEEALNEINKALQLYKESSIKKQLLLKRILSDKPLYEFYVMVKNGDIYNSVNKLQEYLNTFTEKGKESKKYKFFNILYKGIKLLMEDNYSYETISKIDELKKEAKENNLYNLYRILNTISSNIILRLDGIKDSIIEKQQMYVIISRIIKDEVSSTSLSSPDLIYSRDDVDVYDDIGESCEYYDYLNNLPPMFIGKLKKYEAEIKELKKHKNMSNLVSLIIKEYYTILEEYLKIVVEFNAKVLWGNNWKNNLKSSKYKNGNISKMSLQDLINSLRILMKKKFTLY